The DNA segment CGTCTCCGTTAGTCTCTGTAACCGTAAATGCCAGTGAGACCCCTGGGTCTACGGATGGAGTTCCATTCATCGAAATTCTTACACCAGTCACTCAAAGCGAAGTCTTACGTGGCAGTGAGGTATTGTTGACCTCACGCGTTGCCGCGGCTCGTGGTAATGCTCTGTCCGTGGAATATTTTGACGGAGATGATTCTATCGGGGTTACGAATGCGCCACCCTATTCGGTAACGTGGACGCCGAAAGCGGTTGGCATATCTAACATATCGGCTCGAGTCATTGAATCGGGTGTTTCGCAAGCGGGCTTTAGTTTCGCGCAGATCAGAGTTGTCGCATCCGACCCCTTGATAGCCGAATTTGCTACGCTTAGTTCTGGCGACGTCATTTTCTCAGGAAGGCCTATAAACTTAAGAACGCGGCTGACCAATTCTGTCGGAGCAGTGACGGTAGAGTATTTCGTTAATGGAGTGTCACTGGGCCAATCATCTGATGTGCCGTTTGATCTCGAGTATATTCCGAGTTCGGCTGGAGAGTTTGTGTTTTACACACTCGTCGAAGACCAGAGTGGTGCGCGTGCCACATCCGAGGCGGTGACAGTTACAGTCGAGCCAGACCTTGGGCCCCTCGTTGTATTTCTTTCACCATCTCCTGCTGAAAACAGTTTTGAGTTGGGAGAGACAGTTCCGATTATTGTCGATGTCTTCGATCGGGAAGGATCCGTTTCACTAGTTCAGATTTTCGCTAATGGGGTATTGCTGGAAGAATTCACCGAGCCTCCGTATGGAGCAGATTACACAGCTGCCGGAGTGGGCACGGCTATCCTCGAGGCTGTGGCAGTCGATGAAGTAGGTAATTTGGGTGAGCGCGTCTTTCTCAGCGTCGACATTACTGCTCCTGAAGTCGAAATATTAGACCCTCTAAGTAACAATCAGGACTTCGTGAAACAGGGCTACATTGACTTATTCGGTGTCGAAGCAAGCGACAACGTAGTGTCTCTATTCTCGGCACAATTAGATTCTGGGGAAGCCTCTCGGAGTGATGTGATCATTAGCTTAATAAACTTGGCTGAATTTCCTGGGATTGTTGAGCGCCATGTTCTCTACAAAACGATTACAGATGTATGGCCTTCACCCCCTCAGTTAGCTTCTGCGATAGCAGACCTTGAAGAGAATGAGGGGGAGATCCCCGCCATAACAGACGATCATGGTGACACGCTATCAACAGCGACTCGTATTTCTACCAATGAAGGCGTTTCTGGAAATATCACGCCTACTGACGTCTTTGAACCAGACGATATTGATACTTTTGAGTTCCGACTCAACTCCGCCAACACGATTACGGTTCGTTTACTGACGGCTGCTTTCTTGAATGTCTCTGTGCAAGATGCTAATAATAACGTCTTTGCTTCAGGTATTTTAGGGCCTGCTGGCTTTATTTTTGGAACGGATCTCGTCGCGACAGGCTTACCAGCCCCAGGCGTATTTTATGTTCAAGTGACAGGCTCTGCTTTCCTCTCCGACTCGGGCCCATATCAGCTTACGGTCTTTGCACCTGGAGAATCCGGTGGGGGGTTATCATTTGAAGCCGACCAGGATCAAATTCTCATAGAACTCGCGACTAATCTATTGGAGCGAGATGATTATATCGCCTTTTACGGAGACCTGGTGTCCGCAAGTCTTGAGAGTGTGGACTACGATGTTCTGGAGGATGCCGTTCAGCGTCACTATGAATTTCGTTATGGGAAGTCGCCATCAGCAAGTCAAACAGCGCAAGGGGTGTTGCGAATCAATGGCCTTCAGGGTTTACGCTCTTTCCTTGTTTCGTTTGCAAGCGCTGATCGGAATGATCTCCAGCCGCTTTTGGTAGACCTTCCGGATACATCAAATCCCGAAACTTTGGCAACGTTGATGTCTCTTTTGTTTCGCGAGAGCGTATCCGAGGACGAGGTTCTCGAGCTTTCGTCTTTGAGTCAAAACGAAGCGATTGACCGGATACTGAGTGATGTGCGCTATACATCTCGGTTTGAGAGTGTTGCAGTAGACGTAGGTTCTGTGGATGCAACCACCGAAACCCTTGGAATAAGTGGTTGGGCATTGAGCGATTCTTTAGGTGGGGTCTTCTGGTTCAGGCGTCCATGGTATTACTCAACAGATTTTGGCTGGTTATATAATGATGAAGGCCCCAGTAATCTTTCATGGTATTATTCGGAAAGGTTAGGATGGGTTTGGTTTAGCGAAGAGTTTGATCCCTATATTTGGTCATCGC comes from the Opitutales bacterium genome and includes:
- a CDS encoding Ig-like domain-containing protein, with the translated sequence MCFLETATEFPYQVDWQPVSSGTFEITARATEVGIPVGPTSPLVSVTVNASETPGSTDGVPFIEILTPVTQSEVLRGSEVLLTSRVAAARGNALSVEYFDGDDSIGVTNAPPYSVTWTPKAVGISNISARVIESGVSQAGFSFAQIRVVASDPLIAEFATLSSGDVIFSGRPINLRTRLTNSVGAVTVEYFVNGVSLGQSSDVPFDLEYIPSSAGEFVFYTLVEDQSGARATSEAVTVTVEPDLGPLVVFLSPSPAENSFELGETVPIIVDVFDREGSVSLVQIFANGVLLEEFTEPPYGADYTAAGVGTAILEAVAVDEVGNLGERVFLSVDITAPEVEILDPLSNNQDFVKQGYIDLFGVEASDNVVSLFSAQLDSGEASRSDVIISLINLAEFPGIVERHVLYKTITDVWPSPPQLASAIADLEENEGEIPAITDDHGDTLSTATRISTNEGVSGNITPTDVFEPDDIDTFEFRLNSANTITVRLLTAAFLNVSVQDANNNVFASGILGPAGFIFGTDLVATGLPAPGVFYVQVTGSAFLSDSGPYQLTVFAPGESGGGLSFEADQDQILIELATNLLERDDYIAFYGDLVSASLESVDYDVLEDAVQRHYEFRYGKSPSASQTAQGVLRINGLQGLRSFLVSFASADRNDLQPLLVDLPDTSNPETLATLMSLLFRESVSEDEVLELSSLSQNEAIDRILSDVRYTSRFESVAVDVGSVDATTETLGISGWALSDSLGGVFWFRRPWYYSTDFGWLYNDEGPSNLSWYYSERLGWVWFSEEFDPYIWSSRLQAWLYVYKGENSSFYYDFTSGDWSLLNQRD